The following are encoded together in the Chaetodon auriga isolate fChaAug3 chromosome 4, fChaAug3.hap1, whole genome shotgun sequence genome:
- the scpp1 gene encoding secretory calcium-binding phosphoprotein 1 gives MKGTVIMFCLIGALFANPISHSALLESSELDPNTTESLSVSQSAENNTSELQSSEENTSSQSQSSESESLESTSEDKTSEESDSQSDEDDETDSMAETRDDSMGSEENMRKSWVRVFASVIKVQSAEDNSSSTEVKGQPDHLTNTSADTSDAQGRTDLLRLEDPTDSSDTTSDSADTSELPTAATSSESNETSETSETSDSSDSSEMQHIRGHDCVNGTQSCESEEYFFQDIGDDGQVSVDAAMVPEEDDREFSLRRR, from the exons ATGAAGGGCACCGTTATCATGTTTTGCCTGATCGGAGCACTTTTTGCCAACCCT ATTTCACACAGCGCCTTGTTGGAATCAAGCGAGCTCGACCCGAACACG ACTGAAAGTTTGTCCGTTTCacaatcagctgaaaataacacctcagagctgcag AGCTCTGAAGAAAATACCTCAAGTCAG AGTCAGAGTTCAGAGTCCGAATCATTAGAGTCCACATCAGAGGACAAG ACTTCAGAGGAGAGCGACAGTCAGTCAGACGAGGACGATGAG acagactccaTGGCTGAAACCAGAGACGACAGCATGGGCAGCGAGGAGAACATGAGAAAG AGCTGGGTTCGAGTGTTTGCAAGTGTCATCAAAGTCCAGAGCGCAgaggacaacagcagcagcacggaggtcaaaggtcagccgGACCACCTGACGAACACCTCCGCGGACACCAGCGACGCTCAGGGCCGCACAGACCTGCTGCGGCTGGAGGATCCCACCGACAGCAGCGACACCACCAGCGACAGCGCAGACACCAGCGAGCTGCCCACGGCCGCCACCAGCAGCGAGAGCAACGAGACCAGCGAGACCAGTGAGACCAGTGACAGCAGCGACAGCAGCGAGATGCAACACATCAGAGGCCACGACTGTGTGAACGGGACGCAGAGCTGTGAGAGCGAAGAGTACTTCTTCCAGGACATAGGAGACGACGGGCAGGTCTCAGTGGACGCCGCGATGGTGCCAGAGGAGGACGACAGGGAGTTCAGCCTGAGGAGACGGTGA